The genomic region CATGCAATTGATCAACGAATTGAACGATTGGTTGTGTGAAATCACCGGATTCGCGAAGATGTCCTTCCAACCAAACTCGGGTGCACAAGGTGAATACGCCGGACTAATGGTTATCCGTGCTTATCACCACAGCCGTGGCGACTTAAATAGAGATATCTGTTTAATTCCAGCATCGGCACACGGAACAAACCCTGCATCTGCATCTATGGCAGGCTTGAAAGTGGTTGTTGTGAAGTGTGACGAACGCGGAAACATCGATGTTGAAGACTTAAGAGCAAAAGCAACAGAACATTCGGCAAACCTAAACTCCCTAATGGTGACTTATCCATCTACGCACGGAGTATTCGAAGAGCCAATTGTTGAAATCTGTAATATCATCCACGAAAATGGTGGTCAAGTATATATGGATGGTGCGAACATGAACGCACAGGTAGGTTTAACAAGCCCAGGTTATATTGGTGCTGACGTTTGTCACTTAAACTTACACAAAACATTCTGTATCCCTCACGGTGGTGGTGGTCCTGGTATGGGTCCAATCGGCGTAGCAGCACACTTAGTACCTTTCTTGCCGAACCACGAAGTTGTAGAAATCTCTGGCGAAGAGGGTATCTCAGCAGTATCGGCAGCACCTTTCGGTTCTGCATCCATCTTAGTAATCTCGCATGCATACATCGCAATGATGGGTGGCGAAGGATTAACAGATGCTACGAAAACTGCCATCTTAAATGCTAACTACATCAAAGCACGTTTAGAATCGCACTACCCGGTATTATACGCAGGTGCAAACGGACGTTGTGCACACGAGATGATCTTAGATTGCCGCGGTTTCAAAAACGTAGGAATCGAAGTAGCAGACATCGCAAAACGTTTGATGGACTACGGTTTCCACGCTCCTACCGTATCATTCCCTGTTGCTGGTACCTTAATGGTAGAGCCTACAGAGTCGGAGTCTAAGGCAGAGTTAGATCGTTTCTGTGAAGCGTTGATCGCTATTCGTCAAGAAATCGCTGCAGTAGAAAATGGCGAGGTTGACCAAAAAGAAAACGTATTGAAACACGCGCCACACACGGCACGCGTAGTAACTGCAGACGAGTGGGATAGACCTTACTCACGTCAAAAAGCAGCTTACCCTGTTGAATACTTAAGAACAAATAAATTCTGGCCTTCCGTAGGTCGTGTAAACGACTCACAAGGCGATAGAACATTAATCTGTTCTTGTCCTCCAATCGAAGCTTACGCAGAAGCGTAATTAGAGATTAGATGTGAGACATTAGATATTAGACCTTGTGTCTGTTAAAAAGCTGCTCCAGTACGGGGCAGCTTTTTTGGTTTGAGGGTATGGCGTCATAGGTCTTTTTACTAAGTACTAACTACTATTTCTGAACCAGGAAAAAAAGGATGCAAGGATTGGCAGGATGCTCTTTCGTCTGAACCAAGGAAGGATACAAGGATTTTCAGGATCTGGTATATTGTTGGATGTTGGTATGCACATCGTAATCGTGCGTTTCACTAAACGTCTCCTATAAAAAATACAATTCATCCCTTTATTCTCACCAATGCCCGATCCTGCGAATCCCTAAATCCTTCCTTTCCTGGTTCAAGACAAATTTTCATTCTCGTTCAAGACAAACGTTCCTACTACAACCAACCGCTCAAACAATACCTTTTCAGAAAACGCTCTAATGTCTATCATCTAATTTCAGCCATAGGTCTTTATACTAACTACTAAGTACTAACTACTAAACTCCGTCGACTCAAACCCCTTGTAAACCCAATACAAACCCAATACAAACCCCAATCATAACCGCTCCATAAGGGCTATACATTGGGTCTACATGGGGTTTGATTAAGTTGTCAGTAATTCCTTATCTTAGGGATACTTAAAACCTACTGATATGAACAGACTAAACCTGCCGGCTGCAACGTTATTTCTGATGTTTATGGCTTTTTCCTTGGGAGTAAGCGCACAGAAAAAGCTTTTTACCTTTGGAGTGGAGAAAAGCTTTGATGAGTCCATCGTTAATCCAAAGATAAAGGGAAAGCCAATCCAGTGGATTGATGTGAATACTTCGGATACGACCTGGATTCCAAAGGGGAAGGTTTTGGTCAACAAAGGGAATCCGATCGGCGTAATCCGTTCGGAGAAAATGTACGAAAATTTTATCATCCATGTAGAATGGCGTCATTTGGAGAAGGGTGGCAATTCAGGTGTTTTTGTATGGTCAGATGCGGTTGCAGGGAAGAATGACCTGCCTATGGGTATGGAGGTGCAGATGTTGGAGCTGGATTGGGTCAATCAGAATACGCGCGACGGCGTTACACCACCGATTGCTTATGTGCATGGGGAATTGTTTGGTGCGGGGGGAATGACAGCATCTCCGGATAATCCTAGAGGTGAGCGCAGTAAGTCGGTAGAGAATCGCTGTTTAGGTGTAGGGCAATGGAATAAATATACCGTAGTTTGTATCGACGGCACTGTTAAATTGGCTATAAATGGTAAATTTGTCAATAGCATTCGCTTGGCTTCAAAGCGAAAAGGTTATGTTTGTCTGGAAGCTGAAGGCGCGCTGATGGAGTTTCGGAATTTTCAGCTAATTGAGCTGGAACCGGGCGTGGAGCGGCCTGAATTTGTTGTCGACGCACTTTAAGTGGCGTAGGCATAAGGTTAAATGAGATAGAGAAAATGATTAGAAACGTATTTATATATTTGGTTATTGCGGCATTGGCGACCTCCTGTGGAGGCGGTAAATATGCGGCAACGGAGAAAGTTTACAAGAAAAAGGCAAAGGAATTTTCAGAGATCTACAAGGAAGCTCCTGTAGAAGGTCAGTTAGCGAAGATTGGAGCAGATCAAAAGGAGTGGATTGGCTCAACGAACTTTGGAATGCGCAAGCCTAATTATGTGATGATCCATCATACGGCACAAGCATCGCTAGATCAGACGGTAAAGACCTTCCATAATCAAAAGGTTGGCGTAAGCTCGCATTATGTAATCGGTCGGGACGGAAAGATTGTGCAGATGGTGAACGATTATTTCAGAGCGCACCACGCCGGAGCCGGCAGGTGGGGGAATGATACAGACTTAAATTCATCTTCTATCGGGATCGAGCTTGACAATAACGGCACGACCGATCCATGGCCGGATGCTCAGATACAGGCTTTGGTGAAGTTGCTGCAACAGCTAAAGACCTCTTATAATATTCCGCAGGGCAATTTTATCGGACATATGGATTATGCGCCCACGCGTAAGAACGATCCATCGCGCTTCCCTTGGAAAACGCTTGCCGATCAAGGATTCGGATACTGGTATGAGCAACCGCTGGAACAAGTACCTGCAAACTTCGACGTGAAAATCGCATTACGAATCATCGGTTTCGACGTGAAGAACCTAGATGCCGCCATCAAAGGATTTAAATACCATTATATCCAGGAGAACCCCAATGTCGCAACATTAAATGATCATGAGATGCGGATCTTGTATGCGATATTTAAGAAATATTTGGGTTAGAGATTAGACATTAGATTTTAGATATTAGAGCAGGGCGCCGATTAGGCGCCTTTGTTTTTAGATGTATGATGTGTTTGAACCAAGAAAGGAAGGATAAAAGGATTGGCAGGATGCTTAGTCTTGAACCATGAAAGGAAGGATGTAAGGATGAACAGGATCGGGTATTATGATATATGAAGGGATGGATTGTATTTTTTATAGGAGACGTTTCACTAAACGTCTCCGAAAGTGTATGCTTCCCCTTCCATCATTCGCCGCTAAACATGATCCTGTCAATCCTAAAATCCTTCCTTTCTTGGTTCAAGACAAAACACCCTTCCTTTCCTTCAAAACAAACTAACCCCTTCTTTTTAAACTAAAGTATCAACACAGCTTATCACCAATAAAAATGGCGCCTAATCGGCGCCTTACTCTTATATCTTATATCTAATGTCTTACATCTAAACTACACTGTTTTAACAAACTTCTCGTCATAGTTTTCGATATCGATGATGTATTTGTTTTGCAATAGGAAGTCGAATAGCGGTTTTGCTTCTTCGGATACCGGCATATTCTTGGTGGTGACGATTTGTTCGTTCTTTTTGTCCAAATATGGGTAAGCGTAGAGTTTTACGTTTTTGCTGAACATACCGGATATATAGGATAACAATTCGTTTGTATAGTTTTCCTTGTTGTAGTTGTGTGTGTTGAAGATATTCTTCAGGTTGTACACGTTGGTTGCAATACCTACATGCTTTGGTTTGAAGCTTTGCACAAACTCGGCAAGGTGATTGTTGCGACGGAAGTTGGATACCAGGATGTTGTTTCCTGTGGAACATAGGTATTCCGCACGTTCTGCAAAGTAATTTAAGTCCTCGTCGGTGATGCTTGAGTTCTCATCTAATACATTACCCATCAAGACCTCGATAAGAACAACCGTGTCTTCTGGCGTGGCTCCGGTGTTTTTGCGGAATTCTTCCACGGCAAGATTGAAGAGGTCGAAGTTAGGATTTGACTTCTGACGATATTTCGTACGAAGGATAATGATATTCTTCTTGTATAGGTAATCTTTGATCTGTGCTGCTTTTGCGTCCGGTTTGAAGATTGCAGCCTTAGCAAATCCCTTAGCGATCAGATAAAGGTTCAAGAGGCGTTCATTTGCATTCTCGAAGATAGGCCCAGAAACTTTCACTAAGTCGATCTCTACCGAGCCAATCGCTAGGTTGTCTGCCAGCGACTCGATCATCGTTTGTGGATCCTGTGCGTAGTAATAAGCGGCGAATACCAGGTTTACACCTAAGATTCCCAATACTTTTGTTTGCAAGGTGTTATCGGAGTCCAATAGGCGAACGTGGATAACGATATCATTTGTAGGTCCGTCGACCTCATGTTGGAATCGGATCCCGATCCAGCCATGTGGTTCATTGGATTTTGTGAAATTTAATGTTGTTACGGTATCCGCGAAGGCGAAGAACTTCTTGCTATTGTACTTCTCGCCTTGCAGGCGTTGGGTTAGCAAGTCGAATTCATGGTCCAGCATTTTATTTAAGCGCGTACGGCTCACGTAGCGACCAGACTCCTCTACGCCATAAATAGCATCGGAGAAAGCCATATCATAGGCCGACATAGTTTTTGCGATGGTACCCGATGCGGCACCTGCTTCGAAGAAATTACGGGCAACCTCTTGTCCGGCTCCGATCTCTGCAAATGTTCCGTAAATATCAGGGTTTAGGTTTATTTTAAGCGCTTTTCGCTTTGTTTCATAAATTTCTCTAGCCATACGGCAAAGGTAACAAAATAGCGTTGAATATTGCGAAAAGGAGGGCTAAGAAAGAATTAAGTTAGGTCTACATTAAAGTAAACCTAACTTTTTAAAACTGTAGAATAGGGCAGAGGCATGAAGTGCCTGTCCGATTTTATTGTCGAATAAGAAAGCCTTCGCTTCCTCTATGCTCATTTCGACCACTTCGATATCCTCGGAAGCGTCGAGCTCCTGTTCTTGTATCTTTACGCCACCCTGAAGGATATAGGTGAACGTTGGATTTCCTGAAGTCGCCGGATTTGCATAGAGCTTACAAACGTATTCAATGGAATCGAATGCATAACCCGTCTCTTCCAATAGTTCTCGGCGTGCCGCTAATTCCGGGTCTTCGCCGTCCTCTACCACGCCTGCCGGAAGCTCTACCAGTACTTCGCCAGCGCCATGACGGTACTGTTTGACAAAGAGGATGGTATTTTCTTTGGTTATACCGATCATATTCACCCATTTCGGGTATTCTAGAACATAGTATTCTTCTTTGATATTGCCATTCGGCATTTCAAGTCTGTCGACCCTGAGCGTCGCCCAAGGGCGTTGAATAATGTATTTAGAATCTAATACCTTCCACTTTTCCATTAATCCTTGATTATATCGGCCATCATCACTTCCACCTTGTCATCTAAACGGTTGGATATCTGTCCATATTCGGAAGAAAAGGCTAATTTTTCTTTTACCGAGCAGTAGAACTTAATCTTAGGCTCCGTTCCGGAAGGGCGTGCAGAGATGACATCCCCATCGGCGGTGATAAATTGCAGAACATCCGATTTAGGAAGATCGATTGTCGATTTCTCGCCGGTTTTCATATTCGTTGCTTCGCTGTTTTCGTAGTCTCGAACCTCGACGACTTCAATTCCACCGAGCGTTTTAGGAAGCTCTGCACGAAGATCCGCCATCATCTGTTTGATTTCATCGGCGCCAGCTTTTCCTTTTTTCGTTAAGGAGATTAGTTTTTCTTTGTAGAAGCCGTATTCCAAACAAATCTGTATCAAAACATCGTATAGCGACTTTCCTTGGCTCTTGAAGTATGCGCACATTTCAGCAATAAAGGCGCAGGAGTTTACCGCATCTTTATCGCGAACTAGATCGCCAACTAA from Sphingobacterium sp. BN32 harbors:
- a CDS encoding DUF1080 domain-containing protein, giving the protein MNRLNLPAATLFLMFMAFSLGVSAQKKLFTFGVEKSFDESIVNPKIKGKPIQWIDVNTSDTTWIPKGKVLVNKGNPIGVIRSEKMYENFIIHVEWRHLEKGGNSGVFVWSDAVAGKNDLPMGMEVQMLELDWVNQNTRDGVTPPIAYVHGELFGAGGMTASPDNPRGERSKSVENRCLGVGQWNKYTVVCIDGTVKLAINGKFVNSIRLASKRKGYVCLEAEGALMEFRNFQLIELEPGVERPEFVVDAL
- a CDS encoding N-acetylmuramoyl-L-alanine amidase, with amino-acid sequence MIRNVFIYLVIAALATSCGGGKYAATEKVYKKKAKEFSEIYKEAPVEGQLAKIGADQKEWIGSTNFGMRKPNYVMIHHTAQASLDQTVKTFHNQKVGVSSHYVIGRDGKIVQMVNDYFRAHHAGAGRWGNDTDLNSSSIGIELDNNGTTDPWPDAQIQALVKLLQQLKTSYNIPQGNFIGHMDYAPTRKNDPSRFPWKTLADQGFGYWYEQPLEQVPANFDVKIALRIIGFDVKNLDAAIKGFKYHYIQENPNVATLNDHEMRILYAIFKKYLG
- a CDS encoding nicotinamide mononucleotide adenylyltransferase — encoded protein: MAREIYETKRKALKINLNPDIYGTFAEIGAGQEVARNFFEAGAASGTIAKTMSAYDMAFSDAIYGVEESGRYVSRTRLNKMLDHEFDLLTQRLQGEKYNSKKFFAFADTVTTLNFTKSNEPHGWIGIRFQHEVDGPTNDIVIHVRLLDSDNTLQTKVLGILGVNLVFAAYYYAQDPQTMIESLADNLAIGSVEIDLVKVSGPIFENANERLLNLYLIAKGFAKAAIFKPDAKAAQIKDYLYKKNIIILRTKYRQKSNPNFDLFNLAVEEFRKNTGATPEDTVVLIEVLMGNVLDENSSITDEDLNYFAERAEYLCSTGNNILVSNFRRNNHLAEFVQSFKPKHVGIATNVYNLKNIFNTHNYNKENYTNELLSYISGMFSKNVKLYAYPYLDKKNEQIVTTKNMPVSEEAKPLFDFLLQNKYIIDIENYDEKFVKTV
- a CDS encoding NUDIX hydrolase; this translates as MEKWKVLDSKYIIQRPWATLRVDRLEMPNGNIKEEYYVLEYPKWVNMIGITKENTILFVKQYRHGAGEVLVELPAGVVEDGEDPELAARRELLEETGYAFDSIEYVCKLYANPATSGNPTFTYILQGGVKIQEQELDASEDIEVVEMSIEEAKAFLFDNKIGQALHASALFYSFKKLGLL